ACTCATAGGCCGAGTTCAGCTTTAAGCTTCTCCCATGGAATTCCGTTCTTTTTCGTCTCTTCAACAAGCCTGTCAAGCTCCTTGGCCTCTTCCTCGCTGATTTCCTCTTCCTGTATCATTCCAGCCTCAAGAAGTTCGATTTTACTGCTTAACTTCTTCAACTCCTCTCTTATGATTTTCAACTCATCATAAATTGCCTTTAAAAGCTCAGTATCACCACTCATTGAATTTTAATAAGCACGAGAAAATTTAAAGGTTTGCTGGAGTGGTCAGAAGCAGATTTATCAAACTAAATCCCTTTTTAGCTCCATCCACGACTTATCTGTCTTAATCACTCCCTTTAGCTCATTCATCAGTTCAAAGAACCTGTCCCTCTCATTGAAGAATTTGGCAGTTTCCTCAACTGCTTTTCTAAACGCCTTTTCGGCGTTATCTGGAACGGATACTTTAATCGTAACCTCCCCCATGTATTTGGGTTGGTTTGAGATGTTAAATAACTTACTCCTATTTTCATAGCTCCCAATCTTCAGGCAGATTGATCGAGCATATTATCCTCGCCCAAACCCCAACTCAGCAAGATACTCCTCTATCCTCCTCTCCACCTCATCAATCTCCCTCTCAATCCCCCTGAGCTCCTCCCACTCCTTGGCAACATCAATCTCCTCAACTTCCTCCTGCGGGAAGACATAAAGCGTAACGTTCAGGTTGTAGTCGTTCTTTCTCACTTCCTCGACATCAACAACCCTGCAGAATCCATCTCCATCCTTGAACTCCCTGTAAGCGCTGACTATCTTCTCAATATGCTTCTCTCCAAGCCTGTTCAGCTTCCTAACCTCAGGATGCTTCTCGTATTCGTTGCTTGCGTTAATAAACAGAATCTTTCCCTTCCTGCTCTCTGGCTTCTGCTTGTTGAAGATTATAATCGCTCCCGGAGCTCCCGTGTTGTAGAAGAGCTTTTCAGGGAGCAGAATTACGCACTCGATTAAATCATCCTCAACCACAGCTTTCCTTATCGCCCCCTCCTTTCCTCCTCTGAAAAGGCACCCGTTATCGATTACAACACCAACCTTCTTTTTTGCCGATGCAAGCATGTGCTGAATCCACGCCCAGTCGGCTGATTGCTTTGGAGTAAAGCCGTACCTGAACCTCTCATCGTAGAACTCAGCCTTTTTCAGCTCCTCCTCGCCATACCCATCCTGATTCCATGGTGGATTTGCAATAACTATATCGAATTTTCTGAACGTCTCTCCTTCCTTAAACCTCGGATTTTTCAGCGTGTCGCCAACAACGAGGTTTATGTCCTTTATTCCGTGAACGATGGCGTTCATCTTGGCTATGGCGTAGGTTGTTGGATTAACCTCCTGCCCGTAAAGGAATAGCTTCCTCACCTCCTCCTCGCCGTATTTCTCCTTAACGTAATCGTAGGCCCTTATCAGCATCCTCGCATAGCCAGCAGCGGGATCATAAACGCTATCCATCGGCTTTGGATCAACAATTCTGACGATGAGCTCAACAACCTCCGAAGGGGTGAAAACCTCCCCCTCTTTGGCCTTCTGTGGGGCGAAGTAGCCGATAAGCCACTCGTAAGCGTCACCAAGAATGCTATCACTCGCCCTTCCCAGATTCAGTCCGCTGAAAAGCTCAAAAAGCTGGACGAGAATGTCGAAGTTGTCCCTTGCCTCGTGAACTCAAGAAAGTCCAGCCTGTCCACAACTCCTTGCAACTCAGGATTTTTCTCGGCGAGCAGCTTTAAAGCCTCAGAAAGCCTTACAGGCAGCTCATTAACGTTCTTCCTCAGCTCCTCCCAAGTGTATTTTTCAGGATAGTCAAATTTGTGGAAGGATCTGTCCTTTGCGAGGATTTTTGCCTCCTCCTCATCAACTCCTTTCTCCATTAAGGTTTTGAGAGCCTCCCTGTACTCTCGCTTCCACTCATCGCTCAGCTTTTTAAGGAAGAGAAGGACGAGAATGTACTTGTAATCAACCCTCGTCCTAATCAGATCAGCAGCCTGCTTGCAGGCCCTTATTAGCTCGTCTTTCGTTGTTTCAATTTCGACGTAATCGGCAAGGGTCATTGTTTGCGGTGGGTTTAGGCAAATATTATCTTTTCCTTTTGCGAAATTAAAGCTAAAAAATGTGAACTCTGCTTAAAACAGTTGAAGGGAAACAATATTTGACAAGATTTTGAACGATATGCCCGTAGCTGCCAAAGGTGAACGTTCCAATGCACTTTTTTGAGTTGGAATCTGAACACTGCTCCTCCACACAATTGAAATTATTCATAGCCAGCAGAATTTAGCATTTCAAAACAAAAATGGGCTCGGCCGGATTCGAACCGGCGATCTCCGCCTTGTAAGGGCGACGTCATAACCGCTAGACCACGAGCCCTTGGAGTGGTTCTGACGAATTTGTTATTAAGCTTAACGCCTACCTCTGCAGTATCGGCAATCCAATACATTTCGCAATCAGCGAAATTTAAATCTTATTTCTTCCTTCTTACCGGAAGTTTTATAAGGGAAAGAGTTTATGCTTGATATGCCAATCGACCCTGTTTACTACCAGCTTGCTGAGTATTTCGACAGTCTGCCGAAGTTCGACCAGTTTTCCTCGGCCAGAGAGTACAGGGAGGCGATAAATCGAATATACGAGGAGAGAAACCGGCAGCTGAGCCAGCATGAGAGGGTTGAAAGAGTTGAGGACAGGACGATTAAGGGGAGGAACGGAGACATCAGAGTCAGAGTTTACCAGCAGAAGCCCGATTCCCCGGTTCTGGTTTACTATCACGGTGGTGGATTTGTGATTTGCAGCATCGAGTCGCACGACGCCTTATGCAGGAGAATTGCGAGACTTTCAAACTCTACCGTAGTCTCCGTGGATTACAGGCTCGCTCCTGAGCACAAGTTTCCCGCCGCAGTTTATGATTGCTACGATGCGACCAAGTGGGTTGCTGAGAACGCCGAGGAGCTGAGGATTGACCCGTCAAAAATCTTCGTTGGGGGGGACAGTGCGGGAGGGAATCTTGCCGCGGCGGTTTCAATAATGGCGAGAGACAGCGGAGAAGATTTCATAAAGCATCAAATTCTAATTTACCCCGTTGTGAACTTTGTAGCCCCCACACCATCGCTTCTGGAGTTTGGAGAGGGGCTGTGGATTCTCGACCAGAAGATAATGAGTTGGTTCTCGGAGCAGTACTTCTCCAGAGAGGAAGATAAGTTCAACCCCCTCGCCTCCGTAATCTTTGCGGACCTTGAGAACCTACCTCCTGCGCTGATCATAACCGCCGAATACGACCCGCTGAGAGATGAAGGAGAAG
The nucleotide sequence above comes from Archaeoglobus fulgidus DSM 4304. Encoded proteins:
- a CDS encoding alpha/beta hydrolase, translating into MPIDPVYYQLAEYFDSLPKFDQFSSAREYREAINRIYEERNRQLSQHERVERVEDRTIKGRNGDIRVRVYQQKPDSPVLVYYHGGGFVICSIESHDALCRRIARLSNSTVVSVDYRLAPEHKFPAAVYDCYDATKWVAENAEELRIDPSKIFVGGDSAGGNLAAAVSIMARDSGEDFIKHQILIYPVVNFVAPTPSLLEFGEGLWILDQKIMSWFSEQYFSREEDKFNPLASVIFADLENLPPALIITAEYDPLRDEGEVFGQMLRRAGVEASIVRYRGVLHGFINYYPVLKAARDAINQIAALLVFD